The Roseococcus microcysteis genome contains a region encoding:
- a CDS encoding N-acyl homoserine lactonase family protein: protein MTWDLYAIRYATNPRRLARDNFISATGDPHDAAMPMDFFIWCAVKDGRAVVIDSGADAATCAARGNDFLRCPAESLAAIGVDATRVEDVVSTHLHWDHAGNFGKFPRARFHAQPCEIAHATGPCMCQPFLRRAYDVEHVVGFVRLLYADRVRFHGAEGEVAPGITVRQVGGHAPGLQVVRVHTKKGWVVLASDAMHFAANARTGNPFPVVVNVKDYLDALALLPKLGDHVIPGHDPEVMARHEEVAPGIVRLA, encoded by the coding sequence ATGACCTGGGACCTCTACGCCATCCGCTACGCCACCAATCCGCGCCGCCTGGCGCGGGACAATTTCATCAGCGCCACCGGCGACCCGCATGACGCCGCCATGCCGATGGATTTCTTCATCTGGTGCGCGGTGAAGGATGGGCGGGCGGTCGTCATCGACAGCGGTGCCGACGCCGCCACCTGCGCCGCGCGCGGCAATGATTTCCTGCGCTGCCCGGCCGAGAGCCTCGCCGCCATCGGGGTGGACGCGACGCGGGTGGAGGATGTGGTGTCCACCCACCTGCACTGGGACCACGCCGGCAATTTCGGAAAATTCCCGCGCGCGCGCTTCCACGCCCAGCCCTGCGAAATCGCGCACGCCACCGGCCCCTGCATGTGCCAGCCCTTCCTGCGCCGCGCCTATGATGTGGAGCATGTGGTGGGCTTCGTCCGCCTGCTCTACGCCGACCGCGTGCGCTTCCACGGCGCGGAGGGCGAGGTGGCGCCCGGCATCACGGTGCGGCAGGTGGGCGGACATGCGCCCGGGCTTCAGGTGGTGCGGGTGCACACGAAGAAGGGCTGGGTGGTGCTGGCGTCCGACGCCATGCATTTCGCGGCCAATGCGCGCACCGGGAACCCCTTCCCGGTGGTGGTGAATGTGAAGGACTATCTCGACGCGCTGGCCCTGCTGCCGAAGCTGGGGGACCACGTGATTCCGGGCCATGACCCGGAGGTCATGGCGCGGCACGAGGAGGTGGCGCCGGGGATCGTCAGGCTGGCATGA
- a CDS encoding ATP-binding cassette domain-containing protein — translation MDPAITVRGLDHHFGAGEARRQVLFGLDLDIARGALVVLMGASGSGKTTLLTLLGGLRSVQAGSVRVLGREMAGASAAALAEARRRMGFIFQAHNLHESLTALQNVRLALDVHGAVPAAEAAAARALSLVGLEDRLHYHPARLSGGQKQRVAVARALAGSPEIIFADEPTAALDAENGLAVVALLKRLGRARGTTTLMVTHDNRVLDLADRILTMRDGRLMPA, via the coding sequence ATGGACCCCGCCATCACGGTGCGCGGCCTGGACCACCATTTCGGCGCGGGCGAGGCGCGGCGCCAGGTGCTGTTCGGCCTCGACCTCGACATCGCGCGCGGGGCGCTGGTGGTGCTGATGGGCGCCTCGGGCTCCGGCAAGACCACGCTGCTGACGCTGCTGGGCGGGCTGCGTTCGGTGCAGGCCGGATCCGTGCGCGTGCTGGGGCGGGAGATGGCCGGCGCCTCCGCCGCCGCGCTGGCCGAGGCGCGGCGCCGCATGGGCTTCATCTTCCAGGCGCACAACCTGCATGAGAGCCTGACGGCGCTGCAGAATGTCCGCCTCGCCCTCGACGTGCACGGCGCGGTGCCCGCGGCCGAGGCCGCCGCCGCCCGCGCCCTGTCGCTGGTGGGGCTGGAGGACCGGCTGCACTACCACCCGGCGCGGCTCTCGGGCGGGCAGAAGCAGCGCGTGGCGGTGGCGCGCGCGCTGGCCGGCAGCCCCGAGATCATCTTCGCCGACGAACCCACCGCCGCGCTGGACGCCGAGAACGGCCTGGCCGTGGTGGCGCTGCTGAAGCGGCTGGGCCGGGCGCGCGGCACCACCACGCTGATGGTGACGCATGACAACCGCGTGCTGGACCTGGCCGACCGCATCCTGACGATGCGCGACGGGCGCCTCATGCCAGCCTGA
- a CDS encoding zinc-binding dehydrogenase: protein MLIEIAAAGLCHSDLSTIENQRPRPLPIIIGHEGAGIVRECGPGVTGLQPGDHVVALFVTSCGECRDCARGKPNICGASFDARAKGTLMSGARRLARLNGGAVNHNSGLSLFAQYAVVMRDSLVKIDQDIPLEDAAIFGCAVMTGAGAVFNTAKLRPGAEVAVVGLGGVGMSALLGAVAAGAARIVAVDRSAEKLALARQWGATDAFLADEDCAAAVREATRGGLDTVIETAGVIPALELAMGITARGGETITAGLPNVNARLSVAPAAMVSEERSLRTSYMGSCVPKRDLPLMLDLYRRGKLPVDRLRSGFVTLEGMNEGFDRLAEGSVLRQILRPNG, encoded by the coding sequence GTGCTGATCGAGATCGCCGCCGCCGGCCTCTGCCATTCGGACCTTTCCACCATCGAGAACCAGCGCCCGCGCCCGCTGCCCATCATCATCGGGCATGAGGGCGCGGGCATCGTACGCGAATGCGGGCCTGGCGTGACGGGCCTCCAACCTGGCGACCATGTGGTGGCGCTGTTCGTCACCAGCTGCGGCGAATGCCGGGACTGCGCGCGCGGCAAGCCCAATATCTGCGGCGCCTCCTTCGACGCGCGGGCCAAGGGCACGCTGATGTCCGGCGCGCGGCGCCTGGCGCGGCTGAACGGCGGGGCCGTGAACCACAATTCCGGCCTGTCGCTCTTCGCGCAATATGCGGTGGTGATGCGCGACAGCCTGGTGAAGATAGACCAGGACATTCCGCTGGAGGACGCCGCCATCTTCGGCTGCGCGGTGATGACGGGCGCGGGGGCCGTCTTCAACACGGCGAAGCTGCGCCCGGGGGCGGAGGTGGCGGTGGTGGGCCTCGGCGGCGTGGGAATGAGCGCGCTGCTGGGTGCCGTGGCCGCCGGTGCCGCGCGCATCGTGGCGGTGGACCGCAGCGCGGAGAAGCTGGCGCTGGCCCGGCAATGGGGCGCCACCGACGCCTTCCTGGCCGACGAAGACTGCGCGGCCGCGGTACGCGAGGCAACGCGCGGCGGGCTGGACACCGTGATCGAGACGGCGGGCGTCATACCGGCGCTGGAACTCGCCATGGGCATCACGGCGCGCGGGGGCGAGACCATCACGGCCGGGCTGCCGAACGTGAACGCCCGCCTTTCCGTCGCCCCCGCCGCGATGGTGAGCGAGGAGCGCAGCCTGCGCACCAGCTACATGGGAAGCTGCGTGCCCAAGCGCGACCTGCCGCTGATGCTGGACCTCTACCGGCGCGGCAAGCTGCCGGTGGACCGGTTGCGCTCCGGCTTCGTCACGCTGGAGGGGATGAATGAAGGCTTCGACCGGCTGGCGGAGGGGAGTGTGCTGCGGCAGATCCTGCGGCCAAACGGGTAG
- a CDS encoding AAA family ATPase, translating into MQKFQSTERYIAPRELEVAVNAAVALQRPLLVKGEPGTGKTVLAQEVARSLGIPLIEWHIKSTTKAQQGLYEYDAVSRLRDGQLGDERVRDISNYIIKGKLWEAFEHETPVVLLIDEIDKADIEFPNDLLLELDRMQFHVYETKQTVVARHRPIVIITSNNEKELPDAFLRRCFFHFIRFPDRETMERILAAHYPDLRAELAREALNVFFQMREVNELKKKPATSELLDWLKLLMIEDMPPEALRSSDTKVAIPPLYGALLKNEQDVHLFERLAFLSRARR; encoded by the coding sequence TTGCAAAAGTTCCAGAGCACCGAGCGCTACATCGCCCCGCGCGAGCTGGAGGTGGCCGTCAACGCCGCCGTGGCGCTGCAACGCCCCCTGCTGGTGAAGGGCGAGCCCGGCACGGGCAAGACCGTGCTGGCGCAGGAGGTGGCGCGCAGCCTCGGCATCCCGCTGATCGAGTGGCACATCAAGTCCACCACCAAGGCGCAGCAGGGCCTCTATGAATATGACGCCGTGTCACGCCTGCGCGACGGGCAGCTCGGCGATGAGCGGGTGCGGGACATCTCCAACTACATCATCAAGGGCAAGCTCTGGGAGGCCTTCGAGCACGAGACGCCCGTGGTGCTGCTGATCGACGAGATCGACAAGGCGGACATCGAATTCCCGAATGACCTGCTGCTCGAACTCGACCGCATGCAGTTCCATGTCTACGAGACGAAGCAGACGGTGGTGGCGCGGCATAGGCCCATCGTCATCATCACCTCGAACAACGAGAAGGAGCTGCCGGACGCCTTCCTGCGCCGCTGCTTCTTCCACTTCATCCGCTTCCCCGACCGCGAGACGATGGAGCGCATCCTGGCCGCGCATTACCCCGATCTGCGCGCGGAACTGGCGCGGGAGGCGCTGAACGTCTTCTTCCAGATGCGCGAGGTGAACGAGCTGAAGAAGAAGCCCGCCACCAGCGAATTGCTGGACTGGCTGAAGCTGCTGATGATCGAGGACATGCCGCCCGAGGCGCTGCGCAGCAGCGACACCAAGGTGGCCATCCCGCCGCTCTATGGCGCGCTGCTGAAGAACGAGCAGGATGTGCATCTGTTCGAGCGGCTGGCCTTCCTCTCCCGCGCGCGGAGATAG
- a CDS encoding vWA domain-containing protein, whose translation MFAPFILELRKAGLPASITEWLALMGAMKAGVADYDIDDFYYLARTTLVKDERHLDRFDRVFGEVFKGLEPPTTLTGEVIQRELPEEWLKKLAERMFTAEEMAKIKAMGGFEKLMETLRERLAEQKKRHQGGNRMIGTNGTSPFGAEGYNPEGVRIGQEGSRQRRAVKVWDKREFRDLDDDAALGSRAMKLALRKLRRFARQGEANELDVDGTIGATARNAGTLDLKMRPERRNAVKVLLLLDIGGSMDDHVMASEELFSAAKSEFKHLVHLYFHNCPYERFWKSNRRRAEQTVTTWEMLRTYGPDWRVVFVGDASMAPYEIVEPGGSVEHWNEEAGKVWLQRITSHFRRVAWINPTPQKHWGYTTSINLIHDAVEGRMFPMTLEGLDGVARALR comes from the coding sequence ATGTTCGCCCCCTTCATCCTGGAATTGCGGAAAGCCGGCCTGCCCGCCTCCATCACGGAATGGCTGGCGCTGATGGGCGCGATGAAGGCGGGCGTGGCCGATTACGACATTGACGACTTCTACTACCTGGCGCGCACCACGCTGGTGAAGGATGAACGCCACCTTGATCGCTTCGATCGCGTTTTCGGCGAGGTGTTCAAGGGGCTGGAGCCGCCCACCACGCTGACCGGCGAGGTGATCCAGCGCGAACTCCCCGAGGAATGGCTGAAGAAGCTGGCCGAACGCATGTTCACCGCCGAGGAGATGGCCAAGATCAAGGCCATGGGCGGCTTCGAGAAGCTGATGGAAACGCTGCGCGAACGCCTGGCCGAGCAGAAGAAGCGCCACCAGGGCGGCAACCGCATGATCGGCACCAACGGCACCAGCCCTTTCGGCGCCGAGGGCTACAACCCGGAAGGTGTCCGCATCGGCCAGGAGGGTTCACGCCAGCGCCGCGCCGTGAAGGTCTGGGACAAGCGGGAGTTCCGCGACCTGGACGATGATGCGGCGCTGGGTTCGCGCGCGATGAAGCTCGCTCTCCGCAAGCTGCGCCGCTTCGCGCGCCAGGGCGAGGCGAATGAGCTGGACGTGGACGGCACCATCGGCGCCACCGCGCGCAACGCCGGCACGCTGGACCTGAAGATGCGGCCCGAGCGGCGCAACGCGGTGAAGGTGCTGCTGCTGCTGGACATCGGCGGGTCCATGGACGACCACGTGATGGCGTCGGAGGAATTGTTCAGCGCAGCCAAGTCCGAGTTCAAGCACCTGGTCCACCTCTACTTCCACAACTGCCCCTATGAGCGGTTCTGGAAGTCCAACCGCCGCCGTGCCGAGCAGACGGTGACGACCTGGGAAATGCTCCGCACCTATGGCCCCGACTGGCGCGTGGTGTTTGTCGGCGATGCCTCGATGGCGCCCTATGAGATCGTGGAGCCGGGCGGCAGCGTGGAGCATTGGAACGAGGAGGCGGGGAAGGTCTGGCTGCAGCGCATCACGTCGCACTTCCGCCGCGTGGCCTGGATCAACCCGACGCCCCAAAAACATTGGGGCTACACCACCTCCATCAACCTGATCCATGACGCGGTGGAGGGGCGGATGTTCCCGATGACGCTGGAGGGGCTGGATGGGGTGGCGAGGGCGCTAAGGTAG
- a CDS encoding RNA pyrophosphohydrolase, translating to MTVSLPYRPNVGAVLFNPQGLVLVARRADMPNAEGAAGGWQLPQGGMDEGEDPAVAVFRELEEEVGTAHAEILAEHPEWLTYDLPPELLGKALGGKWRGQKQKWFALRFLGTDADIRLDLDPHPEFDAWRWAHLAELPAMAVPFKRAIYERLAVDFSRFAG from the coding sequence TTGACCGTGAGCCTGCCCTATCGCCCCAATGTGGGCGCCGTGCTGTTCAACCCGCAGGGCCTCGTGCTCGTGGCCCGCCGCGCCGACATGCCCAATGCCGAGGGTGCGGCCGGCGGCTGGCAATTGCCCCAGGGCGGCATGGATGAGGGCGAGGACCCCGCCGTGGCCGTCTTCCGCGAACTGGAGGAAGAGGTGGGCACCGCCCATGCCGAAATCCTGGCCGAGCACCCCGAATGGCTGACCTATGACCTGCCGCCCGAATTGCTGGGCAAGGCGCTGGGCGGCAAGTGGCGCGGGCAGAAGCAGAAATGGTTCGCGCTGCGCTTCCTGGGCACGGATGCGGACATCCGCCTCGACCTGGACCCGCACCCGGAATTCGACGCTTGGCGCTGGGCGCATCTGGCTGAGCTGCCGGCCATGGCGGTGCCGTTCAAGCGCGCGATCTATGAGCGGCTGGCGGTGGATTTTTCCCGGTTTGCCGGCTAG
- a CDS encoding divergent polysaccharide deacetylase family protein: MAEGPEPVARRPWGWRLLGLFWAAVLVALLGGGVVLVALGPPPAEEEVVTESPPDTMTPEPPPEAAPEPPPPPPTPPPVAAPPATPPRLAFARPAPAAQGRIPVAIIAGGLGMSAEVTAQAIQSLPVAVGLAFSPYATEPGPLLQQARLRGFETLLALPLEPTGFPLNDPGPRALLTGVSRAENAQRLEWLLRRHGGHVGVVGALGPLRGERFAALPDQFDAMQRQVEAAGFLYIDPRPGQPAPRLVWGRSVDVVLDAPSTRAEIELRLSQLERAARERGSAMGYLGEATPVAVERVSAWAAAVAARGLVLVPPSALMLPPRPEN, translated from the coding sequence GTGGCTGAAGGGCCGGAACCCGTGGCGCGCCGCCCATGGGGCTGGCGCCTGCTGGGCCTGTTCTGGGCCGCGGTGCTGGTGGCGCTGCTCGGCGGCGGGGTGGTGCTGGTCGCGCTCGGCCCCCCGCCGGCCGAGGAGGAGGTGGTCACCGAGTCCCCGCCGGACACCATGACGCCGGAGCCGCCGCCGGAGGCCGCGCCCGAGCCGCCACCCCCACCCCCAACCCCACCCCCCGTCGCGGCCCCGCCCGCCACGCCGCCGCGCCTTGCCTTCGCGCGCCCCGCCCCCGCCGCCCAGGGACGCATTCCGGTCGCCATCATCGCCGGCGGCCTGGGGATGAGCGCGGAGGTCACGGCCCAGGCCATCCAGTCCTTGCCCGTGGCGGTGGGCCTCGCCTTCAGCCCCTATGCGACCGAGCCAGGGCCCCTGCTGCAGCAGGCCCGGCTGCGCGGCTTCGAGACGCTGCTGGCCCTGCCGCTGGAGCCCACCGGCTTCCCCCTGAATGACCCCGGCCCCCGCGCCCTGTTGACCGGCGTGTCGCGCGCCGAGAATGCCCAGCGCCTCGAATGGCTGCTGCGGCGCCATGGCGGGCATGTGGGGGTGGTGGGCGCGCTGGGCCCGCTGCGCGGCGAGCGCTTCGCCGCCCTGCCCGACCAGTTCGACGCCATGCAGCGCCAGGTGGAGGCGGCGGGCTTCCTCTACATAGACCCTCGCCCGGGCCAGCCGGCGCCGCGCCTGGTCTGGGGGCGGAGCGTGGATGTGGTGCTGGACGCGCCCTCCACCCGCGCCGAGATCGAGCTGCGCCTGTCCCAACTGGAACGCGCGGCACGCGAGCGGGGCTCGGCCATGGGCTATCTGGGCGAGGCGACGCCGGTGGCGGTGGAGCGTGTCTCGGCCTGGGCGGCGGCCGTGGCCGCGCGGGGGCTTGTGCTGGTGCCGCCCTCGGCGCTGATGTTGCCGCCCCGTCCGGAGAATTGA